One part of the Mesomycoplasma conjunctivae genome encodes these proteins:
- a CDS encoding YbhB/YbcL family Raf kinase inhibitor-like protein, with translation MIKIKIPDVQGGVLNTEFGNGNLGKKYRNSVSFPIKWSKVKGARSYCVTLIDYEASGAMGVVFVHWIAANIKKNKLKWDDSFNQKAQIAQFENSVTDKASMYLLEAFYQEHPNGVYYGPFPPDTDHNYRLEVYALDVDDIFHGQPHNGNGLFYDDFLELIKNNVIDYGITSFLYRSRTEFKNQQLIEKNLTPQQLSAPLSQDIEFFKSFDQINFSSHALSARANDYHLLNIDFLGRQGASGLYSARSFDLEIYCDNQQVVEYVVLVSSFAEVNSLGVGLINWVKVGIEKNQNHYKTRIEAQKDSWDSDTDEIKISNSFDSLSAAKIAQISGFENAGVFDFVKQGYGIIYFPLLTNGQGKYVLEIFGIDEKIDWKQLQSEKTLNAADVLRAIKAKVVAYNKTIFKLL, from the coding sequence ATGATTAAAATAAAAATTCCCGATGTTCAAGGTGGGGTACTAAATACTGAATTTGGTAATGGTAATTTAGGAAAAAAATATCGCAATTCAGTTAGTTTTCCAATTAAATGATCAAAAGTTAAAGGTGCACGTTCTTATTGTGTAACGTTGATTGATTATGAAGCAAGTGGTGCTATGGGTGTTGTTTTTGTGCACTGAATTGCTGCTAATATTAAAAAAAATAAGCTCAAATGAGATGATTCATTTAATCAAAAAGCCCAGATTGCTCAGTTTGAAAATAGTGTTACTGATAAAGCAAGTATGTATCTTTTAGAAGCTTTTTACCAAGAACATCCAAATGGTGTTTATTATGGACCCTTTCCTCCTGATACTGATCACAATTATCGTTTGGAAGTCTATGCGTTAGATGTTGATGATATTTTTCATGGGCAACCTCACAATGGTAATGGTTTATTTTATGATGATTTTTTAGAGCTCATCAAAAATAATGTCATTGATTATGGAATCACTAGTTTTTTGTATCGTAGTCGGACAGAGTTTAAAAATCAACAACTTATTGAAAAAAATTTAACTCCTCAGCAATTAAGTGCGCCTTTGAGTCAAGATATTGAATTTTTTAAATCATTTGATCAGATTAATTTTTCTTCGCATGCACTTAGTGCAAGAGCCAATGATTATCATCTTTTAAATATTGATTTTCTTGGTCGTCAAGGTGCAAGTGGCCTATATAGTGCGCGTAGTTTTGATTTAGAAATCTACTGTGATAATCAACAGGTCGTTGAATATGTTGTCCTTGTTAGTAGTTTTGCTGAAGTAAATTCCTTAGGAGTTGGTTTGATAAATTGAGTCAAAGTAGGTATAGAAAAAAACCAAAATCACTATAAAACACGAATAGAAGCGCAAAAAGATTCTTGAGACAGCGACACTGACGAAATCAAAATCAGTAACTCATTTGATTCCTTAAGTGCGGCAAAAATTGCGCAAATTTCTGGTTTTGAAAACGCAGGTGTTTTTGATTTTGTCAAACAAGGATATGGTATTATTTACTTTCCTTTATTAACAAATGGTCAAGGAAAATATGTTTTAGAAATTTTTGGTATCGACGAAAAAA